One genomic region from Gossypium hirsutum isolate 1008001.06 chromosome D13, Gossypium_hirsutum_v2.1, whole genome shotgun sequence encodes:
- the LOC121225508 gene encoding dynamin-related protein 4C: protein MAWSIDVIIDYEDSQPATPPMEQPNVVGAAAAQAPIISSYNDKIRPLLDVIDRLRLLMVMKEGIQLPTIVVVGDQSSGKSSVLESLAGVNLPRSQGICTRVPLIIKLQNHARPRPELYLEYNDKMVPVEEPQIATAINIATDEIAGPGKSISDIPLTLVVRKDGVPDLTMVDLPGITRVPVHGQPDNIYEQIRDIIMQYITPKESIILNVLSATIDFSTCESIRMSQQVDKNGERTLAVVTKVDRAPEGLVDKVTADDVNIGLGYVCVRNRIGDESYEEARKEEARLFETNAHLSCIDKSIVGVHVLAQKLVRIQANEIAKCLPEIVKNISAKLEANVSELEKMPKALTSDADATQAMMRIIQAAKESLKKLLWRGEFDEYPEDNTKHGTALFVEMLNRFSDELHNCEESNLSKDFLTEEIKGLEDAKGIELPNFLPFEAFLRILRKKVERISYLPIKFTEKYWDYIDDVVMSVLTRHWEMYYHVKVFAKGAAHNLVQKLREQSINRVKEIVEMEKLTGYTCNPDYMMEWNKLMKEHDHFINQISGTNMGPLPCRVNLQGFGEIQVEHLRQHSNVSILQQAFALKMRMVAYWKIFKVRLVDSMALHLQYHVHNLVHNDIDEIMKELMGPDGHGIKMMLVESPAIVAKREKLKNSIKVLKESKDSVAKVMDRIVVYDAYLV from the coding sequence GGAGCATTGATGTTATCATTGATTATGAAGATTCTCAACCAGCAACTCCTCCTATGGAACAACCTAATGTGGTGGGAGCAGCAGCAGCTCAAGCTCCAATTATTTCATCATACAATGACAAAATCCGACCTTTGCTTGATGTCATCGACAGGCTCAGGCTGCTCATGGTGATGAAAGAAGGCATACAGCTCCCCACAATTGTTGTGGTTGGAGACCAGTCATCAGGCAAGTCTAGTGTTCTTGAATCCTTGGCTGGTGTTAACCTTCCTCGTAGCCAGGGCATTTGCACCAGGGTACCTCTCATAATCAAGTTGCAGAACCATGCAAGGCCAAGGCCAGAGCTCTACTTGGAGTACAATGACAAAATGGTCCCAGTGGAGGAACCCCAGATTGCAACAGCCATAAACATTGCAACTGATGAGATTGCAGGCCCGGGTAAGAGCATATCTGACATCCCTTTGACTTTGGTGGTGAGAAAAGATGGGGTTCCTGATCTTACCATGGTTGATCTTCCTGGAATTACCAGAGTTCCTGTCCATGGTCAGCCTGACAACATATATGAGCAGATCCGGGACATCATCATGCAGTACATAACACCAAAGGAAAGCATTATCCTTAATGTTCTGTCGGCTACGATTGATTTTTCAACTTGTGAATCCATTAGGATGTCGCAACAAGTGGACAAGAATGGTGAGAGAACTCTTGCTGTGGTTACTAAAGTAGATAGGGCCCCCGAAGGGCTTGTTGACAAGGTTACTGCAGATGATGTGAATATAGGACTTGGTTATGTTTGTGTTCGGAATCGGATTGGTGATGAATCCTATGAAGAAGCAAGGAAGGAAGAGGCTAGATTGTTCGAAACTAATGCACATTTGTCATGTATTGATAAATCAATTGTGGGTGTTCATGTTTTGGCTCAAAAGCTTGTCCGAATTCAAGCTAATGAAATTGCAAAGTGCTTGCCTGAGATTGTTAAAAACATTAGTGCAAAGCTGGAAGCAAATGTTTCAGAGCTAGAGAAAATGCCAAAGGCCTTAACTTCTGATGCTGATGCCACTCAAGCTATGATGAGGATCATTCAAGCAGCTAAAGAATCCCTCAAGAAGCTTCTTTGGAGGGGGGAATTTGATGAATACCCCGAGGACAACACGAAGCACGGGACTGCTTTGTTTGTCGAAATGCTGAACCGGTTCTCCGATGAGCTTCACAACTGCGAGGAAAGTAATCTATCAAAAGACTTTTTAACAGAAGAGATCAAGGGTTTGGAAGATGCTAAGGGGATCGAACTACCGAACTTCCTTCCCTTTGAAGCATTCCTTCGTATCTTACGGAAAAAAGTCGAGAGGATATCATATCTCCCTATCAAGTTCACCGAAAAGTATTGGGATTACATAGACGATGTGGTGATGTCTGTTTTGACGCGCCACTGGGAAATGTATTATCACGTCAAGGTATTCGCGAAAGGAGCTGCTCACAACCTTGTTCAAAAGCTGAGGGAGCAATCAATCAATAGGGTGAAAGAGATAGTAGAAATGGAGAAGCTAACAGGCTATACATGTAACCCTGATTACATGATGGAGTGGAATAAGCTCATGAAGGAACATGACCATTTCATAAACCAAATATCTGGAACAAACATGGGGCCGCTGCCTTGCCGTGTGAACCTCCAAGGTTTCGGGGAAATCCAAGTCGAACATCTCAGACAACACTCGAATGTTTCGATCCTGCAACAAGCTTTCGCCCTGAAGATGAGAATGGTTGCTTATTGGAAGATATTTAAGGTGAGATTGGTTGATTCCATGGCATTGCATTTGCAATACCATGTTCATAATCTTGTACACAATGACATTGATGAGATTATGAAGGAGCTGATGGGACCAGATGGACATGGGATAAAGATGATGCTGGTGGAATCTCCTGCCATTGTTGCAAAGCGTGAGAAGCTTAAAAACAGCATCAAGGTGTTAAAGGAGTCCAAAGATAGTGTGGCCAAGGTCATGGACAGGATTGTTGTTTATGATGCTTACTTGGTttaa